Proteins found in one Alicyclobacillus cycloheptanicus genomic segment:
- the aroB gene encoding 3-dehydroquinate synthase, whose protein sequence is MTTTLTIRSAAGTYPVVIGPGILSEVGSRLRAQTGDPDGGVFIVTDDTVHALGYADVVQQSCTRAGYAATVTVVPPRDESKSLEMANTLYDRMLDAGIRRNGVVLAVGGGVVGDLAGFVAATYLRGIRFAQIPTTLLAHDSSLGGKVGVNLSRGKNLVGAFHPPIAVWYDVQTLASLPEREWRGGMTEVIKHALIGDKTLFAELAATPMDRYPGDDAAERLVARAAAVKIAVVEADERESGQRMWLNVGHTVGHAVEQLSHYQLNHGEAIAMGLCVEAQLALDLGLADTETRDQISFVLVRHGLPTVPPAFDFTEVVRVLNLDKKHRSNEWTFVLPVRIGRVDIVHGVTETALHKAWQQVLTGEENQK, encoded by the coding sequence ATGACCACGACGCTCACGATACGAAGTGCGGCGGGTACATACCCGGTCGTCATCGGACCCGGCATCTTGTCCGAGGTGGGCAGCCGGCTGCGGGCGCAGACGGGCGATCCCGACGGCGGCGTGTTCATCGTGACGGATGACACGGTCCACGCGCTCGGCTACGCAGACGTGGTGCAGCAGTCGTGCACCCGTGCCGGCTATGCGGCGACGGTGACTGTGGTGCCGCCGCGGGACGAGAGCAAGTCGCTGGAGATGGCGAACACCCTGTACGACCGCATGCTGGACGCCGGGATCCGCCGAAATGGCGTCGTCTTGGCGGTCGGCGGCGGCGTGGTCGGGGACCTGGCGGGGTTTGTGGCGGCGACGTACCTGCGCGGCATCCGGTTTGCGCAGATTCCGACGACCCTGCTCGCGCACGACAGCAGCCTCGGCGGCAAGGTCGGCGTCAACCTGTCGCGCGGCAAAAACCTCGTGGGCGCGTTTCACCCGCCCATCGCGGTGTGGTACGACGTGCAGACCTTGGCGTCTCTGCCGGAGCGCGAATGGCGGGGCGGCATGACGGAAGTCATCAAGCATGCCCTCATCGGCGACAAAACGTTGTTTGCGGAACTGGCCGCGACGCCGATGGACCGATACCCAGGGGACGACGCAGCCGAGCGGCTGGTGGCGCGCGCCGCCGCCGTCAAGATTGCCGTGGTCGAGGCGGATGAACGTGAATCCGGCCAGCGCATGTGGCTGAATGTGGGCCACACGGTCGGCCATGCGGTGGAGCAGTTGTCCCACTATCAACTCAACCATGGTGAGGCCATCGCAATGGGGTTGTGTGTCGAAGCCCAATTGGCGCTTGACCTGGGACTGGCCGACACCGAAACGAGAGATCAGATCTCTTTCGTGCTGGTTCGACATGGTTTGCCAACCGTTCCGCCCGCGTTCGACTTTACAGAGGTCGTTCGCGTCCTGAACCTCGACAAAAAACATCGCTCGAACGAGTGGACGTTCGTGCTGCCGGTGCGCATCGGGCGCGTCGACATCGTGCACGGCGTGACAGAGACAGCGTTACACAAGGCCTGGCAACAGGTGCTGACCGGGGAGGAGAATCAGAAGTGA
- a CDS encoding DNA repair helicase XPB codes for MIALLYVQSDGSMLVETEHPAYDQVRHTLAAIAALVQRMEPLYVYQIRPFTLWQAAALGYTAREVLGFLRKFSANPVPYALQQLIVSEMGKWGRLILQRGARNRIALRADRPVLEALRARGEVSQMAAEVQDDALVFHARDRAKVKQVLAKLGFPVIDRAGYRTAPSVEVELSPDTTLRPYQREAVHRFFTHTAEESGVVVLPCGAGKTLVGIAVLAQLKMQALILTPSFSSAAQWRNELLHRTSLTESNVCIYEPGQPPAPITITTYQRVTSKARSGDMPHLTALTQCPWGIVIYDEVHMLPAPLFRLAADLQSSRRLGLTATLVREDGAETDVFSLIGPKCFEVPWRQLEQEGYLSTVRCVQVEIALPESARAAYAAATARDKHRIAALNEDKLDVVEALCRRHHGESILIIGHYLESLERAARRVGCPLVTGRTPESERLAVFDQFRRREIRCIALSRVANMAVDLPVASVGIQISGLFGSRQEEAQRLGRLLRPASAEGTFYSLVSKDTLEMQMAKRRQLYLVEQGYSYEIIDSAEVTWYLPNTERMKDCELVGVPEHR; via the coding sequence ATGATCGCGCTTCTGTACGTCCAGTCCGACGGCTCGATGCTCGTGGAAACCGAGCATCCGGCTTACGATCAGGTTCGTCATACCCTGGCTGCGATTGCAGCATTGGTCCAGCGGATGGAACCGCTCTACGTCTATCAAATTCGTCCATTTACCTTGTGGCAGGCAGCTGCCCTGGGCTATACGGCCAGGGAAGTCCTCGGGTTTCTGCGAAAGTTTTCCGCGAACCCGGTTCCATACGCGCTCCAGCAGCTCATCGTCAGCGAGATGGGGAAGTGGGGGCGTCTCATTCTCCAGCGCGGTGCGCGCAATCGCATCGCGCTTCGAGCCGACCGCCCGGTACTGGAAGCGCTCCGAGCCCGTGGAGAAGTCTCGCAAATGGCTGCCGAAGTGCAGGACGACGCGCTCGTGTTTCATGCGCGGGACCGGGCCAAGGTCAAACAGGTGCTGGCGAAACTCGGCTTTCCGGTGATTGACCGAGCGGGCTATCGCACCGCTCCGTCGGTGGAGGTCGAACTCTCGCCAGACACCACGCTGCGCCCCTATCAGCGGGAAGCGGTGCACCGCTTCTTCACCCATACCGCGGAAGAGAGCGGCGTCGTGGTGCTCCCGTGCGGAGCTGGGAAGACGCTGGTGGGCATCGCCGTCTTGGCGCAATTGAAAATGCAGGCGCTCATCTTGACGCCCAGCTTCTCGTCGGCAGCGCAGTGGCGAAACGAACTGCTGCACCGAACGAGCCTGACCGAATCGAACGTATGCATCTATGAACCCGGTCAGCCGCCTGCGCCCATCACCATCACGACCTACCAGCGTGTAACTTCCAAAGCCCGGTCCGGGGACATGCCCCACCTCACGGCGCTGACGCAGTGTCCGTGGGGCATCGTGATCTACGACGAAGTACACATGCTCCCGGCTCCGTTGTTCCGGCTGGCGGCCGATTTGCAAAGCTCACGCCGGCTGGGCCTGACAGCGACGCTGGTTCGGGAGGACGGCGCGGAAACGGACGTATTCAGCCTCATCGGACCCAAGTGCTTCGAAGTCCCCTGGCGTCAACTCGAGCAGGAAGGCTACCTGTCCACGGTGCGGTGCGTCCAGGTCGAGATCGCGCTGCCTGAATCCGCACGAGCGGCCTACGCGGCTGCCACCGCACGCGACAAACATCGGATTGCCGCGTTAAATGAAGACAAACTCGACGTCGTGGAAGCCCTGTGTCGACGTCATCATGGAGAAAGCATTCTCATCATTGGGCACTATCTGGAATCCCTCGAACGGGCGGCAAGGCGCGTTGGCTGTCCCTTGGTCACCGGGCGTACACCAGAATCGGAACGGCTGGCCGTGTTCGACCAGTTCCGAAGACGCGAGATTCGATGTATTGCCTTGTCACGGGTCGCAAACATGGCAGTGGATTTGCCCGTGGCCTCCGTTGGCATTCAAATCTCCGGCTTATTCGGCTCACGCCAAGAGGAGGCGCAGCGCCTCGGCCGGCTGCTTCGACCGGCGAGTGCGGAGGGAACCTTCTACTCGCTCGTGAGCAAAGACACGCTCGAGATGCAGATGGCGAAGCGGCGTCAACTCTACCTGGTTGAACAAGGGTATTCATACGAAATCATCGATTCTGCTGAAGTCACGTGGTACCTGCCCAATACAGAGAGGATGAAGGACTGTGAACTTGTCGGAGTGCCTGAACACCGCTGA
- the trpB gene encoding tryptophan synthase subunit beta has product MPEQQIPDVHGRFGRFGGRYVPETLMPALHQLEADYLRLSADPDFQSELKYYLENYAGRPTPLYYAERLSNHLFGKNGAKIYLKREDLNHTGAHKINNTIGQALLAVHTGKRRVIAETGAGQHGVASATVAARFGLECTVFMGEEDMRRQALNVFRMRMLGADVVSAVSGTRTLKDATNEAIRYWVEHVEDTYYIIGSVVGPHPYPRIVRDFQRIIGDETKAQLQAIAGRLPDVAVACVGGGSNAMGMFYPFVEDKSVRLIGVEAAGRGIDTDAHAASIGRGRPGVLHGSLTYLLQDDHGQVTPAHSISAGLDYPGIGPEHAWLHDTGRAEYVPVTDDEALEAFYLLSRLEGIIPALESAHAVAQVIKMAKEFDRGAAIVVCLSGRGDKDVEQIAALAGGDRP; this is encoded by the coding sequence ATGCCTGAACAGCAAATTCCCGATGTCCATGGTCGGTTCGGCCGCTTCGGCGGACGGTATGTCCCCGAAACGCTGATGCCCGCGCTGCACCAGCTGGAGGCCGACTATCTTCGCCTGTCGGCAGACCCGGACTTTCAGAGCGAATTGAAGTACTACCTGGAAAACTACGCCGGGCGGCCCACGCCGCTGTACTACGCGGAGCGGCTGTCCAACCACTTGTTTGGGAAAAACGGCGCCAAAATTTATTTGAAGCGGGAAGACTTGAATCACACCGGCGCGCATAAAATCAATAACACCATTGGACAGGCGCTGCTCGCCGTGCACACGGGCAAGCGCCGGGTCATCGCGGAGACGGGCGCAGGACAGCACGGGGTGGCGTCCGCGACGGTCGCCGCCCGGTTTGGCCTGGAATGCACCGTGTTCATGGGCGAGGAAGACATGCGGCGGCAAGCACTCAACGTGTTTCGCATGCGGATGCTCGGGGCGGACGTGGTGTCCGCCGTCTCCGGCACGCGCACCTTGAAGGATGCCACCAATGAAGCGATTCGGTACTGGGTGGAGCACGTGGAGGACACCTACTACATCATCGGATCGGTCGTCGGTCCGCACCCTTATCCACGCATTGTGCGGGACTTTCAGCGCATCATCGGCGATGAGACGAAGGCGCAGCTGCAGGCGATCGCAGGCCGGCTGCCCGACGTTGCGGTCGCGTGTGTGGGCGGCGGCAGCAATGCGATGGGAATGTTTTACCCGTTCGTGGAAGACAAATCCGTGCGGTTGATTGGTGTGGAGGCGGCCGGCCGAGGCATCGACACGGACGCCCACGCCGCCAGCATTGGACGGGGGCGCCCAGGCGTCCTCCATGGGTCGTTGACCTATCTGCTGCAGGATGACCATGGACAAGTGACACCGGCACACTCGATTTCAGCCGGTCTGGACTATCCTGGAATAGGTCCCGAGCACGCGTGGCTCCATGACACGGGCCGAGCAGAGTATGTGCCGGTGACCGACGACGAGGCCCTGGAGGCGTTCTATCTCCTGTCCCGGCTGGAAGGCATCATTCCGGCGCTGGAGAGCGCGCATGCCGTTGCCCAGGTCATCAAGATGGCAAAAGAGTTCGATCGCGGCGCAGCCATCGTCGTTTGCCTCTCTGGCCGCGGCGATAAGGATGTTGAACAAATCGCGGCACTGGCGGGAGGCGATCGACCATGA
- the aroH gene encoding chorismate mutase — MKVRGIRGAVTVDANTSDAIFHATKQLMEEIIERNQLDCDNVASVLLTMTPDLTASFPAKAVRSIPGWQWVPLMCAVELNIEGALPRCIRVLLHVNTDQPQDELNHVYLGGATVLRPDLADR; from the coding sequence GTGAAAGTTCGAGGCATACGTGGCGCGGTGACGGTGGATGCCAACACGTCAGACGCCATCTTTCACGCAACAAAGCAGTTAATGGAGGAAATCATCGAACGCAACCAGTTGGACTGTGACAACGTGGCCAGTGTCCTGTTGACGATGACCCCCGACTTGACCGCCTCCTTTCCGGCGAAAGCTGTTCGCAGCATCCCTGGGTGGCAGTGGGTCCCCTTGATGTGTGCCGTGGAATTGAACATTGAAGGGGCGCTGCCGCGCTGCATCCGTGTCTTGCTGCATGTGAACACTGACCAGCCCCAAGATGAACTGAACCACGTGTACCTGGGCGGAGCCACCGTGCTGCGGCCGGATCTGGCCGACCGATAA
- the trpD gene encoding anthranilate phosphoribosyltransferase, which yields MGASTAEFVSDVLKSVARGETLDETRAESFMNLLMEGQTTPVQTAGLLAAMAVRGETVEEIVGFARAMRNHSLRLNAPDRVIDTCGTGGDGADTFNISTASAFVCAAAGAPVAKHGNRAVSSRSGSADVLQALGAEINLDVSAAELCLRDVNLCFLFAQSYHPAMKYAAEPRKQLGFRTIFNILGPLTNPANAKRQVVGVFQPSLVPKVAHALLRLGSEHALVVHGAGGLDEISIAGETRVAEVKDGEVREYTIHPEMFGLPISDLSHVVGGDARENAEIIRALLAGERSPRRDIVLLNAGAALYVAGRVATLQDGVIRAAETIDAGAAARTLRQFVLATRQYQAAEVAQ from the coding sequence ATGGGGGCATCAACAGCCGAATTCGTATCGGATGTTCTCAAATCCGTGGCGCGTGGAGAAACGCTCGACGAGACGCGCGCGGAATCGTTCATGAACTTGTTAATGGAAGGGCAAACCACCCCGGTACAGACGGCTGGACTGCTGGCCGCCATGGCGGTCCGTGGTGAAACGGTCGAAGAGATTGTCGGCTTTGCCCGTGCAATGCGCAATCATTCGCTGCGCCTGAACGCGCCTGACCGTGTCATTGACACCTGTGGTACGGGCGGTGATGGCGCAGATACGTTTAATATTTCAACTGCATCGGCGTTCGTTTGCGCTGCAGCCGGAGCCCCGGTCGCGAAACATGGCAACCGCGCGGTCTCGAGCCGCAGCGGCAGCGCCGATGTGCTGCAGGCGTTGGGGGCCGAAATTAACCTTGACGTATCTGCTGCAGAACTCTGCCTGCGCGATGTGAACTTGTGTTTCCTGTTCGCGCAGAGTTATCACCCTGCCATGAAGTACGCTGCAGAGCCGCGCAAGCAGCTCGGCTTTCGCACCATTTTCAACATCCTCGGACCGTTGACCAACCCGGCCAACGCCAAACGCCAGGTCGTCGGCGTCTTTCAACCCAGCTTGGTGCCCAAGGTAGCGCATGCCCTGCTGCGTCTTGGCAGTGAACACGCGCTCGTGGTGCACGGCGCAGGCGGCCTCGATGAGATCTCCATCGCTGGTGAGACCCGGGTCGCCGAAGTGAAAGACGGGGAAGTGCGCGAGTACACCATCCACCCGGAAATGTTCGGACTACCGATTTCCGACCTGTCTCATGTCGTTGGTGGAGATGCCCGCGAAAATGCGGAAATCATCCGTGCCTTGCTGGCAGGCGAACGCAGCCCGCGCCGCGACATTGTGCTGTTGAACGCCGGCGCCGCGCTGTATGTCGCCGGGCGCGTCGCGACCCTGCAGGACGGCGTCATCCGGGCCGCCGAAACCATTGATGCGGGTGCAGCGGCACGGACGCTGCGCCAATTCGTTCTGGCGACACGGCAATACCAGGCAGCGGAGGTCGCACAATGA
- a CDS encoding prephenate dehydrogenase, producing MDQDNNSHTNDNLAAGVTDAVETPSGGAWPRSVLVIGCGLLGMSLALAIKSLDASRTLVGVEPNRMHRSIAAARGGFDDVLASMDDAAQGSVPRYDLCILAAPLNASCALVATAARLCDVVMDICSAKEAICDQAAQLGLTHQFAPTHPMAGLAAEGPAAATSDLFHGCNWIVLDGWPACSRITPLLTALGARIVHLPSAIHHDVAMAAVSHGIHVTSLSAMLAYQDAESASGAHFAHLTGPGFRDITRLAASPTEFWADVLIANTSEVRTHLHRIIERLQQFSQVLDDQDREGLAALLDEARRAHTQWLAQHRY from the coding sequence ATGGACCAAGACAACAACAGCCATACAAATGACAACCTCGCGGCAGGCGTCACGGATGCGGTGGAAACCCCGTCCGGCGGCGCCTGGCCGCGTTCTGTTTTGGTGATTGGATGCGGCCTGCTCGGCATGTCGCTGGCACTCGCGATAAAATCTCTCGACGCGTCACGCACCCTGGTTGGGGTCGAGCCCAACCGCATGCACCGGTCCATCGCTGCCGCAAGGGGCGGCTTCGATGATGTGCTGGCCAGCATGGATGACGCTGCGCAGGGTTCCGTGCCCCGCTATGACCTCTGCATTCTCGCCGCGCCGCTGAATGCGTCGTGTGCGCTGGTTGCAACCGCCGCCCGTTTGTGCGACGTGGTGATGGATATCTGCAGCGCGAAGGAAGCCATTTGCGACCAGGCGGCTCAGCTAGGCCTGACCCACCAGTTCGCACCAACGCACCCGATGGCTGGGCTCGCAGCCGAAGGCCCGGCGGCTGCGACCTCGGACCTGTTTCACGGCTGCAACTGGATTGTGCTCGACGGCTGGCCCGCGTGCTCGCGCATTACGCCGCTCCTTACCGCGCTCGGCGCACGCATCGTACACCTGCCTTCAGCTATCCATCACGACGTTGCCATGGCCGCTGTCAGTCACGGCATTCACGTCACGTCGTTATCCGCTATGCTGGCCTATCAGGATGCTGAATCGGCGTCCGGCGCCCACTTTGCGCACCTCACTGGGCCTGGATTTCGCGACATCACGCGGCTGGCAGCGTCTCCGACAGAATTTTGGGCCGACGTCCTCATCGCCAACACGAGCGAAGTACGGACACACCTCCACCGCATCATCGAGCGATTGCAGCAGTTTTCCCAAGTCCTGGATGACCAGGACCGCGAAGGTTTGGCCGCGCTGCTCGACGAAGCCCGTCGAGCGCACACCCAATGGTTGGCGCAACATCGCTATTGA
- the trpA gene encoding tryptophan synthase subunit alpha gives MSRIAKAFEQKTGRAALIPFLNTGDPSMDLSLRLMEAVLETGADVLEIGMPYSDPLADGPVIQASAVRSLQAGFALPKAFEAAAHLRTRTDKGLVLFTYVNPLLQYTPERFFRDAVQAGADGVIVPDLPFEESDGVREAADAAGIDLIPLIAPTSGEARIAQICQAARGFVYCVSSLGVTGERARMSDRVEALVQTARRYTSLPVAVGFGVSGPDQAKAIAAYADGVIVGSAFIRRIDQVLQAAPQALAAPGAGEVAARARTEELANDVLGSVRSFAAELMQAIR, from the coding sequence ATGAGCCGGATTGCGAAGGCATTCGAACAAAAGACCGGGCGCGCAGCGCTGATTCCATTCCTGAACACCGGCGACCCGTCCATGGACCTCTCGCTGCGGTTGATGGAAGCCGTGCTGGAAACTGGCGCAGATGTGCTGGAAATCGGCATGCCGTACTCCGACCCGCTGGCAGACGGACCAGTCATTCAAGCCTCTGCCGTACGCAGCCTGCAAGCCGGGTTTGCCCTGCCGAAGGCGTTTGAGGCGGCCGCCCATTTGCGCACCAGAACCGACAAGGGCCTGGTGTTGTTCACGTACGTGAACCCGCTCTTGCAGTACACACCGGAGCGGTTTTTCCGGGATGCCGTGCAGGCGGGCGCCGACGGTGTGATTGTCCCGGACCTGCCGTTTGAGGAGAGCGATGGCGTGCGGGAGGCGGCGGATGCCGCCGGGATCGACCTGATTCCGCTGATTGCGCCAACCTCCGGCGAGGCCCGCATCGCGCAAATTTGCCAGGCCGCGCGCGGGTTTGTCTACTGTGTTTCGTCGCTGGGGGTGACAGGAGAACGGGCGCGCATGTCGGACCGCGTCGAGGCATTGGTGCAGACCGCGCGCCGGTACACGAGCTTACCCGTGGCGGTCGGGTTTGGCGTAAGCGGACCGGACCAAGCCAAGGCCATCGCGGCCTACGCAGACGGCGTTATCGTGGGCAGCGCGTTCATCCGCCGCATCGACCAGGTCCTGCAGGCCGCCCCGCAAGCGCTGGCAGCGCCTGGCGCTGGTGAAGTCGCTGCCAGAGCACGGACAGAGGAACTGGCGAACGACGTCCTGGGGAGCGTGCGGTCCTTTGCCGCTGAATTGATGCAAGCCATCCGCTGA
- a CDS encoding phosphoribosylanthranilate isomerase — protein MTQLKICGLKPGDDLTFASHPVVTHTGIVFAPNSRRYVDPDRAADLARALAASSTVMGVFVDTPMDQVLDIARYVGLGGIQLHGKEGPEDCARAKAAGYEVWKALPAPRNAGHTAPFRQVLSSYTGVVDALLIDAPPPVNAAAGVTGGYGQPFDWTHLPALLAQPTEPLPPIWIAGGIRPDNVRRLFAHLHPAGVDVSSGVETEGRKSPEKILAMIEAVSPYA, from the coding sequence ATGACCCAATTGAAAATCTGCGGACTGAAACCTGGTGACGACCTGACGTTTGCGAGCCACCCAGTCGTCACGCACACCGGCATCGTGTTTGCCCCGAACAGCCGCCGCTATGTCGATCCCGACCGTGCCGCCGACCTTGCCCGCGCCCTGGCCGCTTCCTCGACGGTGATGGGGGTGTTTGTCGACACGCCGATGGACCAGGTGCTCGACATCGCCCGGTACGTTGGCCTCGGCGGGATCCAGCTGCACGGCAAGGAAGGCCCGGAGGACTGCGCGCGCGCCAAAGCGGCCGGGTATGAAGTCTGGAAAGCCTTGCCCGCCCCGCGCAACGCGGGCCACACGGCGCCGTTCCGGCAGGTGTTGTCGAGCTATACGGGCGTGGTGGATGCGCTTTTGATTGACGCCCCGCCGCCGGTGAATGCGGCAGCAGGCGTTACGGGCGGATACGGACAACCGTTCGACTGGACCCATTTGCCGGCGCTGCTGGCCCAACCGACCGAGCCGCTGCCGCCCATTTGGATTGCGGGCGGAATTCGCCCCGACAACGTACGCCGCCTGTTTGCGCACCTTCACCCGGCGGGCGTCGACGTGTCGTCCGGCGTCGAGACCGAGGGGCGCAAATCTCCCGAAAAAATCTTAGCCATGATTGAGGCGGTGAGTCCGTATGCCTGA
- the trpC gene encoding indole-3-glycerol phosphate synthase TrpC, producing the protein MTTFLERILETKHAEVERLLASGRPDAAQLAELPPTRGFAKHLSDNERLSVIAEVKQASPSKGLITTDFRPVETACTYAEGGARAISVLTDETYFRGSLDDLKNIRRAVGVPVLRKDFIIHEAQIDEARAAGADAILLIVAALRRDRLISLSKYAQGLGLDVLVEIHGLDELDSALAASPSVLGVNNRDLRTFEVSLETTEKVAEAMPPGLPFIAESGVHTAADAARLAACGACGILVGESLMRCESPQARANLLSDLQVLRP; encoded by the coding sequence ATGACAACCTTTCTGGAACGCATCCTTGAGACCAAGCACGCGGAAGTGGAGCGGCTGCTGGCGAGTGGACGCCCGGATGCGGCGCAGCTCGCCGAGCTGCCGCCCACACGCGGCTTTGCGAAACACCTGAGCGACAACGAACGGCTCTCTGTGATTGCGGAAGTCAAACAGGCCAGTCCCTCCAAAGGACTCATCACGACCGATTTTCGGCCCGTTGAAACGGCATGCACGTATGCAGAGGGAGGTGCACGGGCCATCTCGGTGTTAACCGACGAAACCTACTTTCGCGGCTCGCTGGACGACCTGAAGAATATTCGCCGGGCCGTCGGCGTGCCGGTGCTTCGCAAGGACTTCATCATTCACGAAGCGCAAATCGACGAGGCGCGCGCGGCTGGGGCGGACGCCATCTTGCTGATTGTCGCGGCGCTGCGGCGCGATCGCCTCATTTCCTTGTCCAAATACGCACAGGGGCTGGGGCTGGACGTGCTGGTCGAGATTCACGGCCTGGACGAACTGGACAGCGCGCTTGCTGCATCGCCGTCTGTACTTGGCGTGAACAACCGGGATTTGCGGACGTTTGAAGTCTCCCTGGAGACCACGGAGAAGGTGGCCGAAGCCATGCCGCCAGGGCTTCCGTTTATTGCGGAAAGCGGCGTGCACACGGCAGCGGACGCGGCGCGGCTGGCGGCATGCGGGGCGTGCGGCATTCTGGTCGGCGAATCACTGATGCGCTGCGAATCGCCGCAAGCGCGCGCGAACCTGCTGTCCGACTTGCAGGTGCTGCGCCCATGA
- the aroF gene encoding 3-deoxy-7-phosphoheptulonate synthase: protein MIIVMKEGAHQSQIDEVVHLLETKGLGVHISQGEEKTIVGVIGPKERVRELPVESMPGVEKVVIVSNPFKLASRAFHPQDTLVTVGNHVVGGGDPTIIAGPCSVESLEQILEVAHAVKKSGAHMLRGGAFKPRSSPYSFQGLGETGLKYLAEAREQTGLPIVSEVMEIDALPLMCEYVDVLQIGARNMQNYPLLRAVGKTQMPVLLKRGLAATMEEWLMSAEYILSEGNPNVILCERGIRTFETYTRNTLDLNAVPVVQHLSHLPILVDPSHGVGKWQYVTAMARAGIAAGAHGLIVEVHPNPKEALSDGEQSLTLDSFDTMVQEVRRISAAMNIDEAIYSPHR, encoded by the coding sequence ATGATTATCGTCATGAAGGAAGGCGCGCACCAGTCGCAGATCGACGAAGTGGTTCATTTGCTGGAGACCAAGGGCCTCGGCGTCCACATCTCGCAAGGCGAGGAAAAAACCATTGTCGGCGTCATTGGCCCAAAGGAGCGTGTTCGCGAATTGCCAGTGGAGTCCATGCCGGGTGTGGAGAAGGTTGTGATTGTCTCCAACCCGTTCAAACTTGCGAGCCGGGCGTTTCATCCGCAGGATACATTGGTGACCGTGGGCAATCACGTGGTCGGCGGCGGAGACCCGACCATTATCGCAGGTCCCTGTTCGGTTGAATCGCTCGAGCAAATCCTCGAGGTCGCGCACGCGGTCAAAAAGTCGGGCGCGCACATGCTGCGCGGCGGGGCATTCAAGCCGCGCTCTTCTCCGTACTCCTTCCAGGGTTTGGGTGAAACGGGACTGAAATACCTGGCGGAAGCTCGTGAACAGACGGGGCTGCCGATTGTTTCCGAAGTTATGGAAATCGACGCGCTGCCGCTGATGTGTGAATACGTGGACGTCCTGCAAATCGGCGCGCGCAACATGCAGAACTACCCGCTGCTCCGCGCAGTCGGAAAAACGCAGATGCCAGTTCTCCTGAAACGCGGGCTGGCGGCCACGATGGAAGAGTGGCTGATGTCGGCTGAATACATTTTGTCCGAAGGCAACCCGAACGTCATTTTGTGCGAACGCGGCATTCGCACGTTTGAAACCTACACACGCAACACGCTCGATTTGAACGCCGTCCCCGTGGTGCAGCACCTGTCTCATCTGCCCATTCTGGTCGACCCCAGTCATGGCGTGGGCAAGTGGCAGTACGTGACCGCCATGGCCCGAGCAGGCATCGCGGCGGGCGCGCACGGACTGATTGTGGAAGTCCATCCGAACCCGAAAGAAGCCCTGTCGGATGGAGAGCAGTCGCTCACGCTCGACTCGTTCGACACAATGGTGCAGGAAGTGCGCCGCATCTCGGCGGCCATGAACATCGACGAAGCGATTTACAGCCCGCACCGCTAA